The genomic interval GCTGGCGGCGGCGGGCACCACCGAGGTGCTGCGCGTCTACCACCTCGACCGCGGCTACGAGCGCATCGAGGCCAAGCTGGCGCCCCTGGGGGCGCGCATCCGCCGGGCCAAGGAGTGAGGCGGCCGCCGCCCACCCGCGCGAAAGGGACCATGACCTCCGAGCTCATCACCGTGGCCGTGCCCAAGGGGCGCCTCCTCGACGAGGCGTCCAAGCTCTTCGAGGAGGCGCTGGACGTCTCGCCCAAGGCGCTGCTCTCCGGCACCCGCAGCTGGCCGCCGACGCCCCTGGAGGCCGGGCTGCGCTTCATCTCCATCCGCGCCGCCGACGTGGCCAGCTACGTGGAGCACGGCGCCGCCGCGGTGGGGGTGGCCGGGCTGGACGTGCTGCGCGAGGAGCCGCGCGACCTCTACGAGCCGCTCGACCTGGGCATCGGGCGCTGCAGCGTCATCGTGGCCTGGCCCAAGGGGGGCACGCCGCTGCCCAAGGGGGTGGCCCCGCGCATCGCCACCAAGTACACCAACCTGGCCTCGGCCCACTTCGCCGCCCGGGGCCTGCCGGCCGAGATCATCCACCTGCACGGCTCCATCGAGGTGGCCCCTCGCTGGGGCTGGCCGACGGGATCGTGGACATCACCGAGACCGGGGAGACCCTCAAGGCCAACGGCCTGGAGGTGGCCGAGACCGTGCTGGAGGTGTCGGCCCGGCTCATCGTCAACCGGGTGGCCCTGAAGCTCCACGCCGAGCGGCTGCGCCGGCTGATCGACGCCCTGCGCCGGGTGGTGGCCGCCGGGGCGGCCGATGGGCGTTGATCGGCGGCGCGGTGTTCGACTAAGGTCCCCGTACATCCAGCACCCCTGGACCAACGCGTGCCTCCACCTCCCCTCGCAGTGCCCCACGGTCCCGAAGGAGGACCTGACACGTCATGGATTGCCCTCGGTGCAGCGTCGAACTCGCCGCCATCACGCAGGATGAGAGCTCCATCAACCGGTGCTCGGAGTGCGGTGGGCTGTGGGTCGACGGGTCCGACCTGAACAAGATCCTGTTGCACAACAACCTCCCCGCCCTGACCGCCATCGGCGGCCAGATCAACGTGGAGGAGCTGGCCGGGATGTGCCCCGCCTGCAACGTGGACCTGGTGGTGGTGGAGGGCGGGGAGAAGCTCGGCCTGCACTACGACACCTGCGAGTCCTGCGGTGGCCTGTGGGTGGAGGGCGAGGACGTGGAGGTGGTCCCCGAGACCGCCTCGTTCAAGGAGGCCTCGACCGAGCTGGCCGGGTTCTTCAGGGCCTTGCCAAGAAGAAGTAGGCGGGCGCGGGGCCGAGGCGCGCGCCGCCAGCGCGCCCGGGCCCGCGGCGCCCCTCACCACATCCGGTCGTCGCGCCACGGGTGCGCCGTGTTGCTGTAGCCGCGGATCTCCCAGTAGCCGCGCCGGTCGTGGGTCGCGAACTCCAGCCGGTTGATCCACCGGCGCCCTTCCAGGCCCACAGCTCCGGCACCACCATGCGCACCGGGCCGCCGTGGTCCACGGCCAGCGGCTGCCCGTCGAGCTGGTGCACCAGCAGCACCGCCGGCCTGAGCGCCTCCTCGAGCGGCAGGTTGGTGCAGTAGCCGTCGGCCGCGTGGCACATCACGTGGGTGGCCTCGGGGAGCGGCCGGGCCAGCGCCGCCAGGGTCTCGAAGCGCACCCCGCGGAAGGTCATGTCCAGGATCGACCAGCCGGTGACGCAGTGGAAGTCCTGCTGGTCGTCCACCTGCGGCAGGGCGTGGAACTGGTCCCAGGTGAAGGTGCCCGGGGTGGCCACCGCGCCGTCGACGGTGAGCTTCCAGGCGGCCGGGGCCACCTTGGGGGTGAGGCCGATGTCGAGCACCGGCCACTCCGCCTGCTCGAAGACGTTCTGGCCCGGCGGCTCCTGCGGCATGCCGTGGCGGTTCTTCGGCCCGTCGCCCTGCGGCTTCCCGTCGGCGCGGGCCGGGGTGGCGGCGATGCGGTCGGCCCAGCGGGCCCGG from Anaeromyxobacter sp. carries:
- a CDS encoding zf-TFIIB domain-containing protein encodes the protein MDCPRCSVELAAITQDESSINRCSECGGLWVDGSDLNKILLHNNLPALTAIGGQINVEELAGMCPACNVDLVVVEGGEKLGLHYDTCESCGGLWVEGEDVEVVPETASFKEASTELAGFFRALPRRSRRARGRGARRQRARARGAPHHIRSSRHGCAVLL